The Nitrospirota bacterium genome includes a window with the following:
- a CDS encoding hemerythrin family protein: protein MSLIWTAGMATGVEVIDNQHRELFNRINALYDSCNNGRSKEEGMKLFSFVDNYIVNHFETEESLQKQYNYPEYPSHHTAHLKFKNDFNELRQAVDTSGITFHSILLTSELLSDWWIQHVTKIDKELGKFIKEKMR, encoded by the coding sequence ATGTCACTAATATGGACGGCCGGTATGGCCACCGGAGTTGAAGTAATTGACAATCAGCACAGAGAGTTATTCAACAGGATTAATGCCTTATATGACTCCTGCAATAACGGCAGGAGCAAAGAAGAAGGTATGAAACTATTCTCTTTTGTTGACAACTATATAGTAAACCATTTTGAAACAGAAGAATCACTTCAAAAGCAGTATAATTATCCTGAGTATCCTTCTCACCATACGGCACATCTTAAATTCAAAAATGATTTTAATGAACTCAGGCAGGCCGTTGATACTTCAGGAATAACCTTTCACTCAATCCTGCTGACAAGTGAACTGCTCTCTGACTGGTGGATACAGCATGTCACCAAGATTGATAAGGAACTTGGAAAGTTTATAAAAGAGAAGATGCGTTAG
- a CDS encoding response regulator has product MPVLPDVTETFARASINTLKHQHKEFIQVAVEMHHHRRYIERYLESHKEFSKYLKDIKKLPAIWEEKILVVDDDEMIVDLLSAFFEDEGVIDRACNGKEAMEKTDENYYAAIVSDVDMPVMNGIEFYNKASEKFPNIKDRFIFFTGNADEERVSFFKKNKLRYMKKPVPINEIKNLLIDILSK; this is encoded by the coding sequence GTGCCGGTTTTACCAGATGTCACGGAGACTTTTGCAAGAGCCTCAATCAATACATTAAAACATCAGCACAAAGAATTCATTCAGGTAGCCGTAGAAATGCACCATCACAGAAGATACATAGAAAGGTATCTGGAATCACATAAAGAGTTTAGTAAGTATCTTAAAGATATAAAAAAGTTGCCCGCAATTTGGGAGGAGAAGATACTTGTTGTGGATGACGATGAGATGATAGTTGACCTGCTCTCAGCCTTTTTTGAGGATGAAGGTGTTATTGACAGGGCATGTAACGGCAAAGAGGCGATGGAGAAGACAGATGAAAACTACTATGCGGCAATTGTATCTGATGTTGATATGCCGGTGATGAATGGTATAGAATTTTACAACAAGGCGTCTGAGAAGTTCCCGAATATAAAGGATCGTTTTATTTTCTTCACAGGCAATGCTGATGAAGAGAGGGTTTCTTTCTTTAAGAAAAACAAACTAAGGTACATGAAAAAACCGGTACCTATAAACGAGATAAAAAACCTGCTTATTGATATACTGAGCAAATAG